A single genomic interval of uncultured Pseudodesulfovibrio sp. harbors:
- the rpiB gene encoding ribose 5-phosphate isomerase B, giving the protein MTKTIVIGSDHGGFNLKQLFIKTLKEWGYTVEDEGPDCLDSCDYPLFAARVAEKVKADDAKLGVLICGTGQGMTMTANRMGVRAALCTNEFLAEMAREHNDARILCLGERVTGQGLALSILKTFLETEFGGDRHQRRIDLIDTVSK; this is encoded by the coding sequence GTGACCAAAACCATAGTCATCGGTTCCGATCACGGCGGTTTCAATCTCAAGCAGCTCTTCATCAAGACGCTGAAAGAGTGGGGATACACGGTTGAGGACGAAGGTCCCGACTGTCTGGATTCCTGCGACTATCCTCTTTTCGCTGCGCGAGTGGCCGAAAAGGTCAAGGCGGACGACGCCAAACTCGGCGTGCTCATCTGCGGCACCGGTCAGGGCATGACCATGACCGCCAACCGCATGGGCGTGCGTGCCGCGCTCTGCACCAACGAATTTCTCGCCGAAATGGCCCGCGAGCACAATGACGCCCGCATCCTCTGCCTCGGCGAACGGGTTACCGGACAGGGACTGGCCCTGTCCATCCTCAAAACTTTTCTGGAAACCGAGTTCGGGGGCGACCGTCATCAGCGACGCATCGACCTCATCGACACGGTCTCCAAATAA
- the tkt gene encoding transketolase, giving the protein MTQTDKTVAVVKGLIMDGIAKANSGHPGGAMSSSDFATILFSEFLNTNPDDPNWFNRDRFIMAAGHESMLLYSLLHLNGLLSLDDLKQFRQLGSLTPGHPEVEMPGVEATSGPLGQGFAVSVGFAAAEAFLGEKLGSDVMDHYTYALSCDGDIQEPVALGAASLAGLWGLGKLIVYYDSNKIQLAGPCCDVDCTDHRKVFEGMCWQVIDVDGHNHDEIRAAIKEGQAETSKPTLIIGHTTMAKGAATMEGSHKTHGSPLSAEEIAATKEKLGLPADKDFYVPEDVVEAYRARFDGLRKQAADWEATVDSKLGSDAGFAEMWGHVTKPRPELDIDWPEFTPGETMATRKAWGACLNSVMESLPTLVGGSADLDPSNQTQHFRDTYGDFGVKGFGARNFAFGVREFPMAAIMNGLQLHGGLMPFGATFLTFADYCRNAIRMSALQKLPVLYVFTHDSFWVGEDGPTHQPIEHVSSLRLIPGVIDLRPADAMETAVCLDIALKQEENPSTIFLTRQGLPVLDPAEYPAVVDGPRKGGYVIKDCDGTPDLILIAAGSEVSLALETAKLFKRKVRVVSMPSVKLFDEQPESYKNEVLPPEVTARAAAEAGRTDLWHKFVGLDGVVLGLDHFGASAPGKILSDKYGFTPENFARMIREKY; this is encoded by the coding sequence ATGACTCAGACGGACAAGACTGTTGCCGTAGTCAAGGGTCTCATCATGGATGGTATCGCCAAGGCCAACTCCGGTCATCCCGGCGGGGCCATGTCTTCTTCAGACTTCGCCACCATCCTGTTTTCCGAATTCCTCAACACCAACCCGGACGATCCGAACTGGTTCAACCGCGACCGCTTCATCATGGCGGCCGGTCACGAGTCCATGCTGCTTTACAGCCTGCTGCACCTGAACGGGCTGCTCAGTCTGGATGACCTCAAGCAGTTCCGCCAGCTCGGTTCCCTGACTCCGGGACACCCCGAAGTGGAAATGCCCGGTGTGGAAGCGACCTCCGGCCCTCTGGGTCAGGGTTTTGCCGTCTCCGTCGGCTTTGCCGCTGCCGAGGCGTTCCTTGGCGAAAAGCTCGGCTCCGACGTCATGGATCACTACACATACGCCCTGTCCTGTGACGGCGACATTCAGGAACCCGTTGCCTTGGGCGCGGCTTCCCTTGCCGGACTCTGGGGGCTGGGCAAGCTCATCGTCTACTACGATTCCAACAAGATTCAGCTGGCCGGTCCCTGCTGCGACGTGGACTGCACGGATCACCGCAAGGTCTTCGAAGGCATGTGCTGGCAGGTCATCGACGTGGACGGACACAATCACGACGAAATCCGCGCCGCCATCAAGGAAGGTCAGGCAGAGACTTCCAAGCCGACCCTGATCATCGGTCACACCACCATGGCCAAGGGCGCCGCCACCATGGAAGGCAGCCACAAGACCCACGGTTCTCCCCTGAGCGCCGAGGAAATTGCCGCCACCAAGGAAAAGCTCGGCCTGCCCGCTGATAAAGACTTTTACGTTCCCGAAGATGTTGTCGAAGCCTACCGTGCCCGTTTCGACGGTCTGCGTAAGCAGGCTGCCGACTGGGAGGCAACGGTTGACTCCAAGCTCGGCTCCGACGCCGGTTTCGCAGAGATGTGGGGCCACGTCACCAAGCCGCGTCCGGAACTCGACATCGACTGGCCGGAGTTCACTCCCGGCGAAACCATGGCCACACGCAAGGCGTGGGGCGCATGCCTCAACTCGGTCATGGAATCCCTGCCCACCCTCGTGGGCGGCAGCGCAGACCTTGATCCGTCCAACCAGACCCAGCACTTCCGCGACACCTATGGTGATTTCGGCGTGAAGGGCTTCGGTGCCCGCAACTTCGCCTTCGGCGTCCGCGAGTTCCCCATGGCCGCGATCATGAACGGTTTGCAGTTGCACGGCGGCCTGATGCCGTTCGGTGCGACCTTCCTGACCTTTGCCGACTACTGCCGCAATGCCATCCGCATGTCCGCGCTCCAGAAACTGCCGGTCCTGTATGTCTTCACCCATGACTCCTTCTGGGTCGGTGAAGACGGTCCCACCCATCAGCCCATCGAGCACGTCAGCTCCCTGCGCCTGATTCCGGGTGTCATCGACCTGCGTCCGGCTGATGCCATGGAAACCGCAGTCTGTCTGGATATCGCCCTCAAGCAGGAGGAGAATCCCTCCACCATCTTCCTGACCCGTCAGGGACTGCCTGTCCTCGATCCCGCCGAATACCCGGCTGTTGTGGACGGTCCCCGCAAGGGCGGCTATGTGATCAAGGATTGTGACGGCACCCCGGATCTCATCCTGATCGCCGCCGGTTCGGAAGTCTCTCTGGCTCTTGAAACCGCAAAACTCTTCAAACGCAAGGTCCGTGTGGTCTCCATGCCTTCGGTCAAACTGTTTGACGAGCAGCCGGAATCGTATAAAAATGAAGTGCTGCCGCCGGAAGTAACCGCGCGCGCAGCAGCCGAGGCCGGTCGTACCGACCTCTGGCACAAATTTGTCGGTCTTGATGGCGTCGTGCTCGGTCTCGACCACTTCGGCGCATCTGCTCCCGGCAAGATCCTTTCCGACAAGTACGGCTTCACCCCCGAAAACTTTGCTCGGATGATCCGAGAAAAATATTAG
- the glpX gene encoding class II fructose-bisphosphatase — MEAPQKNLALDLVRVTEAAALACARWLGKGDKIAADQAAVDAMRLCFNTLEIEGRVMIGEGEKDDAPMLFNGEKLGLGRGPKVDIAVDPLEGTNLLANGRPNAISVVGVAPAGAMFDPGPSYYMQKLVVPSKAKDVVDIEAPTGHNLKLIARALDKDVDDLVVFVLDKPRHKKLISEIREAGARIQLHTDGDITGSLMAIDPRCEVDVMMGTGGTPEGVLSAIAIRIMGGEMFAKLDPQKQNEKNALAEYGMDVRRVLTVNDLVKSEDLFFAATGISGGTFLKGVTYHGHGAETSSLVMRGKTGTIRYVEAIHNWDALMQFSAVEYD; from the coding sequence ATGGAAGCCCCTCAGAAGAATCTCGCCCTTGACCTCGTTCGCGTGACTGAAGCCGCGGCACTCGCCTGTGCCCGCTGGCTCGGCAAAGGTGACAAGATCGCTGCCGATCAGGCGGCTGTAGACGCCATGCGCCTCTGCTTCAATACTCTTGAGATTGAAGGCAGGGTCATGATCGGCGAAGGTGAAAAGGACGATGCGCCCATGCTGTTCAACGGTGAGAAACTCGGTCTGGGACGCGGTCCCAAGGTCGATATCGCCGTTGACCCGCTGGAAGGCACCAACCTGCTTGCCAACGGTCGTCCCAACGCCATTTCGGTTGTCGGCGTGGCCCCCGCAGGTGCCATGTTCGATCCGGGCCCGAGCTACTACATGCAGAAGCTCGTTGTGCCGTCCAAGGCAAAGGACGTCGTGGATATCGAAGCACCCACCGGCCACAACCTGAAGCTCATCGCCCGTGCCCTGGACAAGGATGTGGACGATCTCGTGGTCTTTGTTCTGGACAAGCCGCGTCACAAGAAGCTCATCAGCGAAATTCGCGAAGCCGGTGCACGCATTCAGCTGCACACCGACGGTGACATCACCGGTTCTCTCATGGCCATCGACCCGCGCTGCGAGGTGGACGTCATGATGGGTACCGGCGGCACCCCCGAAGGTGTGCTTTCCGCCATCGCCATCCGCATCATGGGCGGCGAGATGTTTGCCAAGCTCGACCCGCAGAAGCAGAACGAGAAGAACGCTTTGGCCGAGTACGGCATGGACGTTCGCCGCGTGCTGACCGTCAACGACCTCGTGAAGAGTGAAGACCTGTTCTTCGCCGCTACCGGTATTTCCGGCGGCACCTTCCTCAAGGGCGTGACCTACCACGGTCACGGCGCAGAGACCTCTTCTCTGGTCATGCGCGGCAAGACCGGCACCATCCGCTACGTTGAAGCCATCCACAACTGGGATGCGCTCATGCAGTTCAGCGCGGTCGAATACGACTAG
- a CDS encoding PilZ domain-containing protein encodes MSREKRRGTRVDADFEAYVTIGDVVIPVETKNLSMKGALLTGCDDCDPGTRCELHIPLSPGIRIVVDGKVVRAENKEDIGMVFTEMDDLSFTFLHRLVQLNADEPESIDDELLQIFEKF; translated from the coding sequence ATGTCTCGAGAAAAGCGTCGTGGAACGAGGGTGGATGCGGATTTTGAAGCCTATGTGACCATCGGTGATGTCGTCATTCCGGTGGAAACCAAGAATCTGAGCATGAAAGGCGCGTTGCTGACCGGGTGTGACGACTGTGATCCCGGCACAAGATGTGAACTGCATATCCCGCTGTCTCCCGGTATCCGGATCGTTGTGGACGGCAAGGTCGTGCGTGCCGAAAACAAGGAAGACATTGGCATGGTGTTTACTGAAATGGATGATCTCAGTTTCACCTTTTTGCATCGGTTGGTGCAGTTGAATGCCGATGAACCGGAATCCATTGATGATGAACTCTTGCAGATTTTCGAAAAATTTTAA
- a CDS encoding SPOR domain-containing protein, with amino-acid sequence MYKITFSRNLLILSVALLALAVMGGCFRKHIASSPPAQRPSKRVEVTPAPAPEVVEEKKLEVIEETYVVDAPDQGPAPVKVEEGDLGEEPVVTKADSPAAVPVAVTGEKVPASKIDEPARTSKAAPVEQKATDAVASPEQETAAVETVIDGESAQTTSVLKEMYYVQVGAFSNLENANRALARLISDGYKGSRLVRTDDGLYRAQAGAFPDEVSAGNALEKLHTDYPKGFVLKTD; translated from the coding sequence ATGTATAAAATCACTTTTTCACGCAACCTGTTGATACTGTCGGTCGCATTGCTTGCCCTGGCAGTCATGGGCGGCTGTTTCCGCAAGCATATCGCGTCCTCGCCGCCTGCCCAGCGTCCTTCCAAGCGCGTTGAGGTGACGCCTGCGCCCGCGCCGGAAGTGGTCGAGGAAAAGAAGCTCGAAGTAATAGAAGAGACATATGTGGTGGATGCGCCGGATCAGGGGCCTGCCCCCGTGAAGGTGGAAGAAGGCGATTTGGGTGAAGAGCCGGTCGTGACCAAGGCGGACTCTCCTGCGGCGGTTCCGGTTGCCGTGACCGGTGAAAAGGTGCCTGCCAGCAAGATCGACGAGCCTGCCCGGACGTCCAAGGCCGCACCTGTAGAGCAGAAAGCGACCGATGCCGTTGCTTCTCCCGAGCAGGAGACGGCTGCGGTTGAGACGGTAATAGACGGAGAGTCTGCCCAGACCACCTCGGTTCTCAAGGAGATGTATTATGTGCAGGTCGGGGCATTCTCGAATCTTGAGAACGCAAACAGGGCCCTCGCGCGATTGATCTCAGACGGCTACAAGGGCTCCAGGCTGGTAAGAACCGACGACGGGCTGTACCGCGCACAAGCAGGTGCATTCCCGGACGAGGTCTCGGCCGGGAATGCACTTGAAAAACTGCACACGGATTACCCCAAGGGGTTCGTGCTTAAGACGGATTAA
- a CDS encoding integration host factor subunit alpha gives MSTLTKAGIVDYIYERTDKNRAEIKDLVESILEIMKSAIKKDHALLISGFGKFEAYDKRARKGRNPQTSQTITLPPRKVCVFRLSRKFRAELNPS, from the coding sequence ATGAGTACACTCACCAAAGCCGGCATCGTAGACTACATCTATGAACGCACCGACAAGAACCGCGCCGAAATCAAGGATCTCGTGGAATCCATCCTCGAAATCATGAAGAGCGCCATCAAGAAGGACCACGCCCTTCTCATCAGCGGATTCGGCAAGTTTGAGGCCTACGACAAACGAGCACGAAAGGGACGCAATCCCCAGACCAGCCAGACCATCACCCTGCCCCCGCGCAAGGTGTGCGTGTTCCGGCTGTCCCGCAAGTTCCGCGCAGAACTTAATCCGTCTTAA
- a CDS encoding HIT family protein — translation MKPKDPDCIFCKIIAGEIPCAKVYESETCLAFLDIAPVNPGHALVLPKGHYPTLMDIPAELGSELTETLSKVGRAVMEATGADGLNLMQNNHEAAGQLVNHAHFHLVPRHSDDGLQLWPQTGYDNPDEMSGLAKTIAGLVK, via the coding sequence GTGAAGCCGAAAGATCCGGACTGTATTTTCTGTAAGATTATCGCAGGAGAAATCCCCTGCGCCAAGGTTTATGAAAGCGAAACCTGTCTGGCCTTTCTGGACATCGCGCCCGTGAATCCCGGTCATGCGCTGGTTCTGCCCAAAGGGCATTATCCGACGCTCATGGACATTCCCGCAGAACTCGGGAGTGAACTGACCGAAACCCTGTCAAAGGTCGGCAGGGCTGTTATGGAGGCAACAGGGGCCGACGGGCTGAACCTCATGCAGAACAACCATGAGGCAGCTGGGCAACTGGTCAATCACGCGCATTTCCATCTTGTTCCGAGGCATTCGGACGACGGGCTGCAACTGTGGCCCCAGACCGGATACGACAACCCGGACGAGATGAGCGGACTGGCGAAAACCATCGCCGGTCTGGTGAAATAG
- a CDS encoding nucleoside-diphosphate sugar epimerase/dehydratase, which yields MKLSLPNLRNLNFYVMLLADMMIFTLALYGAYLFRFDLSLPPAYFIQFKGLLKYVLTFKAVLFVLFGLYQGMWRYTSLDDYWKLLRITALQSLVLICFVVFRFTFVGVPRSIFVLDWILTLLMCSGLRLSIRAFFTKSESLLAPAVDRKNVLVVGAGGSAEKISREMTSNPAQYNLVGFLDDNPGKQGRTIHGKPVLGQIKNMDTVVKRLSVDEIFIAISEASGKEMRRIADTCKATGVPFKILPAMTEIMDGKVNIKALRDVDYLDLLGRSPVSLDTDRIEAYLTGQTVLVTGCGGSIGSELCRQIVRFKPRHIVLVDSSEYNLYQIQMELHYEFGFTDYTTVLGSIADAELMTLTFEAHRPSVVFHAAAYKHVPMLERNPWQAVHNNIVGSETIMKAAVAAKVERFVLVSTDKAVRPTNVMGASKRVTELLMQSHLGTGTRFMAVRFGNVVGSSGSVVPLFRRQIEAGGPVTVTHPDVTRYFMSISEASQLILQAGSMGDAGTGGEIFVLDMGVPVKIADMARDLVRLSGMEPDVDVEIVFTGLREGEKLFEELITEGEGIVRTEHEKILVLGSEVKADGEALAVEVEKLVAAGDAHDGDAVRTVLKRLVPEYEPDSN from the coding sequence ATGAAACTGAGCCTGCCCAATCTGCGTAATCTGAACTTTTACGTCATGCTCCTCGCGGACATGATGATCTTTACGCTCGCCCTGTACGGAGCCTATCTTTTCCGGTTCGACCTTTCTCTGCCCCCGGCCTATTTCATCCAATTCAAGGGACTGCTCAAATACGTTCTAACTTTCAAGGCGGTCCTGTTCGTCCTGTTCGGCCTGTATCAGGGCATGTGGCGCTACACCAGCCTCGACGACTACTGGAAGCTGTTACGCATTACCGCACTCCAGAGTCTGGTACTCATCTGCTTCGTGGTTTTCCGCTTTACCTTTGTAGGCGTGCCCCGTTCCATTTTCGTGCTGGACTGGATTCTCACGCTCCTGATGTGCAGCGGCCTGCGTCTTTCCATCCGGGCCTTTTTCACCAAATCCGAATCATTGCTGGCACCTGCCGTCGACCGGAAAAACGTTCTCGTGGTAGGCGCAGGCGGTTCCGCAGAAAAGATCAGCCGGGAAATGACATCCAACCCGGCCCAATACAATCTGGTCGGCTTTCTTGACGACAATCCGGGCAAACAGGGACGCACCATCCACGGCAAACCGGTGCTCGGTCAGATCAAAAACATGGATACCGTGGTAAAACGGCTGTCCGTAGACGAAATCTTCATCGCCATATCCGAAGCTTCGGGCAAGGAAATGCGCCGGATCGCGGATACGTGCAAAGCGACTGGCGTCCCCTTCAAGATTCTGCCCGCCATGACAGAAATCATGGACGGCAAGGTGAACATCAAGGCACTGCGCGACGTGGATTATCTCGATCTGCTCGGACGCTCGCCCGTCAGCCTCGATACCGACCGCATCGAGGCATATCTCACCGGCCAGACAGTGCTCGTCACTGGCTGCGGCGGGTCCATCGGTTCGGAACTGTGCAGACAGATCGTCCGCTTCAAACCGCGCCACATCGTGCTCGTCGATTCAAGTGAATACAATCTCTATCAGATACAGATGGAGCTGCATTACGAGTTCGGTTTCACGGACTACACCACCGTGCTCGGCTCTATCGCGGACGCCGAACTCATGACCCTGACCTTTGAAGCGCACAGGCCGTCGGTCGTGTTCCATGCCGCGGCATACAAGCATGTGCCCATGCTGGAACGCAATCCGTGGCAGGCCGTGCACAACAACATCGTCGGCTCGGAAACGATCATGAAGGCCGCCGTGGCTGCCAAGGTCGAACGATTCGTCCTCGTCTCCACGGACAAGGCGGTCCGTCCCACCAACGTCATGGGAGCGAGCAAACGCGTCACCGAACTGCTGATGCAGTCCCATCTCGGCACCGGCACCCGGTTCATGGCCGTACGCTTCGGCAACGTAGTGGGCTCCAGCGGCTCCGTGGTACCGCTCTTCCGCCGTCAGATCGAGGCGGGCGGCCCGGTGACCGTCACCCACCCTGACGTGACCAGATACTTCATGTCCATCTCCGAAGCGTCACAACTCATCCTTCAGGCAGGAAGCATGGGAGATGCCGGAACAGGCGGGGAAATCTTCGTTCTGGACATGGGCGTGCCCGTCAAGATCGCGGACATGGCCCGTGACCTTGTCAGGCTGTCGGGCATGGAACCGGATGTGGACGTGGAGATCGTCTTCACCGGCCTGCGCGAAGGGGAAAAACTTTTTGAAGAACTCATCACCGAAGGCGAGGGCATTGTCCGGACCGAGCACGAAAAAATTCTGGTGCTCGGCAGCGAGGTCAAGGCCGACGGAGAGGCACTCGCCGTTGAGGTGGAAAAGCTCGTTGCAGCGGGCGATGCCCATGACGGCGACGCTGTCCGAACCGTGCTGAAACGCTTGGTTCCCGAATACGAACCCGACTCTAACTAG
- a CDS encoding aminotransferase class I/II-fold pyridoxal phosphate-dependent enzyme, which translates to MSKDRLYLSPPHMGGKEMQFIQQAFDANFIAPIGPQLARFEQAFCDLTGFAHCVAVSSGTAAMHLALRQLGVKPGDTVIGSSLTFIGSVTPVTFLDAKLHFVDSSRETWNMDPGLLRQAIETVQADGGHVGAVIPTDIYGQCADYDVIRTVCDEYSIPLVIDAAEAVGATYKGRHAGRGGDAAIYSFNGNKIITTGGGGLLASDDADFIAEARRLSQQARDDAPYYEHSTIGYNYRMSNVAAAIGLGQLDMLDGFVDRLREIFDWYEKTLSVLPGIEFMPEAAYGKANRWLTVMLVDEDTFGASPEDIRIALEMENIESRPVWKPMHLQPVFRDAAHTGGEVCEDLFKRGLCLPSGSAMTENDLNRVAKVIQSVAK; encoded by the coding sequence TTGAGCAAAGACAGACTTTACCTCTCTCCGCCGCACATGGGCGGAAAAGAGATGCAATTCATACAGCAGGCTTTTGACGCCAATTTCATCGCCCCCATCGGGCCGCAGCTTGCCCGGTTCGAACAGGCATTCTGCGACCTGACCGGATTTGCACACTGTGTCGCCGTGTCAAGCGGCACCGCAGCCATGCATCTGGCCCTGCGCCAGCTCGGCGTGAAACCGGGCGACACTGTCATTGGCTCCTCCCTGACGTTCATCGGTTCGGTCACCCCCGTGACATTCCTTGATGCGAAACTGCACTTCGTGGACTCAAGCCGCGAGACATGGAACATGGACCCCGGGCTGCTGCGGCAGGCCATTGAGACGGTACAGGCTGACGGCGGACATGTCGGTGCCGTCATTCCCACCGATATCTACGGCCAATGTGCCGATTACGACGTCATACGGACTGTGTGTGACGAATACTCCATCCCGCTGGTCATTGACGCGGCCGAAGCCGTGGGAGCGACATACAAGGGCCGTCACGCCGGACGGGGCGGAGACGCGGCCATCTACTCCTTCAACGGAAACAAGATCATCACCACGGGCGGTGGCGGGCTACTTGCCAGCGACGACGCGGATTTCATTGCCGAGGCACGCCGCCTTTCCCAGCAGGCCCGTGACGATGCACCTTATTATGAACACTCGACCATCGGCTACAACTACCGCATGAGCAACGTGGCCGCGGCCATCGGACTGGGGCAGCTTGATATGCTCGACGGTTTCGTGGACAGACTCCGTGAAATATTCGACTGGTACGAGAAGACCCTCTCCGTCCTTCCCGGCATTGAGTTCATGCCTGAAGCCGCGTATGGAAAGGCGAACCGCTGGCTGACCGTCATGCTGGTGGATGAAGACACGTTCGGAGCGAGTCCGGAGGATATCCGAATCGCCCTTGAGATGGAGAACATCGAATCCCGGCCTGTATGGAAACCCATGCACTTGCAACCCGTGTTCAGAGACGCCGCCCACACCGGCGGCGAAGTGTGCGAAGACCTGTTCAAGCGCGGCCTGTGCCTGCCCTCAGGTTCAGCCATGACCGAAAACGACCTGAACCGCGTGGCAAAAGTCATACAAAGCGTGGCAAAATGA
- a CDS encoding acetyltransferase produces MKVLIIGSGGHAKVVADILLAIPDMKPIGFASRDSASTKVLGLPILGDDRSAKDIPHDGLIIAIGDNRLRAKIHETYAGRGETFISAIHPSAIIAPDVIIEPGCMVCAGVVVNSGSRIGAHTILNTGCTVDHDCTVGPFAHVAPGVNLAGNVTVGEEAFMGIGSCAMQGLTIGDRAVVGAGAAVIRDVPSGQTVVGVPARELSSEK; encoded by the coding sequence ATGAAGGTATTGATTATAGGCAGCGGAGGTCATGCAAAGGTCGTGGCCGACATCCTCCTTGCGATTCCTGACATGAAGCCGATTGGATTCGCATCACGGGATAGCGCGAGCACAAAAGTTCTCGGCTTGCCCATACTGGGGGATGACCGTTCCGCCAAAGATATTCCTCACGACGGACTGATCATCGCCATCGGCGACAACCGGTTGCGCGCGAAAATTCATGAGACATACGCCGGTCGCGGCGAGACATTCATTTCCGCCATTCATCCGTCAGCCATCATAGCCCCGGATGTGATCATCGAACCGGGCTGCATGGTCTGTGCAGGCGTGGTCGTGAACTCCGGAAGCCGAATCGGCGCACACACCATTCTCAACACCGGATGCACGGTCGATCACGACTGTACCGTCGGCCCGTTCGCCCACGTCGCCCCCGGCGTGAATCTGGCCGGAAACGTCACGGTCGGGGAAGAGGCGTTCATGGGAATCGGCTCATGCGCCATGCAGGGACTCACCATCGGCGACAGGGCCGTGGTCGGAGCCGGTGCCGCCGTCATCCGGGACGTCCCTTCCGGTCAAACCGTTGTCGGCGTTCCGGCACGGGAACTGTCCTCTGAAAAATAG
- a CDS encoding ACP S-malonyltransferase, with protein sequence MTQLAILFPGQGSQEKGMGRDVAEASGEALDLWKLAESESGLPLREIYWDGEAEDMADTRALQPALTVTNLTLWMQVRSRVSPSATAGHSLGEFASLAAAGVLSMEDAVRAVTLRGRLMAEAGQEGHGMAAVVKLAQDKVEEIVDRAAKESGKELRVANYNSPAQFVISGEKEALESAAAQVKEAKGRAIPLAVSGAFHSPLIQEAADEFAAFLGKLSWSAPAFPVFHNATALPEPDAEKTMEIMQRQMTSSVLWIQTVQAMYGTGVRRFVEVGPKGVLFKMLKPNLKGMEEEWTGATVGSLEQIETL encoded by the coding sequence ATGACTCAACTCGCAATACTTTTCCCCGGACAGGGGTCTCAGGAAAAAGGCATGGGCCGGGATGTCGCCGAAGCGAGCGGCGAGGCTCTGGACCTGTGGAAACTGGCCGAAAGCGAATCCGGCCTGCCCCTGCGGGAGATATATTGGGACGGCGAAGCCGAGGACATGGCGGACACGCGTGCATTGCAGCCTGCGCTGACCGTGACGAATCTCACCCTGTGGATGCAGGTCCGATCCAGAGTATCCCCTTCCGCCACTGCCGGACACAGCCTCGGCGAATTCGCTTCGCTGGCCGCCGCCGGTGTGCTGTCCATGGAGGATGCTGTCCGGGCCGTGACCCTGCGTGGACGCCTCATGGCCGAAGCCGGACAGGAAGGACACGGCATGGCCGCCGTGGTCAAGCTGGCGCAGGACAAGGTCGAAGAGATCGTGGACCGCGCTGCCAAAGAGTCCGGAAAGGAACTGCGCGTGGCGAATTACAATTCACCGGCCCAGTTCGTCATCAGCGGCGAGAAGGAAGCGCTTGAGAGCGCGGCCGCACAGGTCAAGGAAGCCAAGGGCCGTGCCATCCCTCTGGCCGTGTCCGGTGCGTTTCACAGTCCCCTGATTCAGGAGGCAGCTGATGAATTCGCCGCTTTTCTCGGCAAGCTGAGCTGGAGCGCTCCGGCCTTCCCGGTTTTCCACAACGCCACTGCCCTGCCCGAGCCGGATGCGGAAAAGACCATGGAGATCATGCAGCGCCAGATGACGTCGTCCGTACTGTGGATTCAGACCGTGCAGGCCATGTACGGAACCGGGGTCCGTAGATTTGTCGAAGTCGGTCCCAAGGGCGTGCTTTTCAAGATGCTCAAGCCTAATCTCAAGGGGATGGAAGAAGAGTGGACCGGTGCGACCGTCGGCAGTCTGGAACAGATCGAAACCCTGTAG
- the aroE gene encoding shikimate dehydrogenase: protein MTRKYGIIGWPLGHSMSPTLHNWGFGELGIDATYEAWPLRPEDLPSFMERVRSEPISGMSVTIPHKLRVMDHLDHITERALTVGAVNTLYWDGDRLCGENTDVIGMTAPLKKSDSLPECAMVLGAGGAARAAVAGLQELGVERILVCNRTREKADALAADLNVEAVGWACRMDEAPGLICNTTPLGMSGELEDLTPWDGSQFPERCIAYDIVYNPLDTTFLREARKAGCETISGLEMFLHQGLAQFRLWTGQDMDEEGARALLKSSLKG, encoded by the coding sequence ATGACCAGGAAATACGGAATTATCGGGTGGCCTTTGGGTCACAGCATGAGCCCTACTTTGCATAACTGGGGATTCGGTGAACTCGGTATTGATGCGACATACGAGGCATGGCCGCTTCGCCCTGAAGACCTGCCTTCGTTCATGGAGCGGGTCCGCAGCGAACCCATTTCCGGCATGAGCGTGACGATTCCGCACAAGCTGAGGGTCATGGACCATCTGGACCACATTACCGAGCGTGCCCTGACCGTGGGAGCCGTGAATACCCTGTATTGGGACGGCGACAGGCTGTGCGGTGAAAATACGGATGTCATCGGGATGACCGCTCCTCTGAAAAAGAGTGACTCCCTGCCCGAGTGCGCCATGGTGCTTGGTGCGGGTGGTGCGGCACGGGCTGCGGTCGCCGGTCTTCAGGAATTGGGGGTCGAACGCATTCTCGTCTGCAACCGGACACGGGAAAAGGCTGATGCGCTGGCCGCGGATTTGAATGTCGAAGCCGTAGGCTGGGCCTGCCGCATGGACGAAGCTCCCGGATTGATCTGTAACACCACGCCGCTGGGGATGTCCGGCGAACTGGAGGACTTGACTCCGTGGGACGGCAGTCAGTTCCCTGAGAGGTGTATTGCATATGATATCGTCTACAATCCGCTCGACACGACATTCCTGCGGGAAGCCCGCAAGGCCGGGTGCGAGACCATTTCCGGTTTGGAAATGTTCCTGCATCAGGGGCTGGCTCAATTCAGGCTTTGGACCGGACAGGATATGGACGAGGAAGGGGCGAGAGCTTTGTTGAAGAGTTCGCTGAAAGGATAG